A genomic stretch from Bacteroidia bacterium includes:
- a CDS encoding AAA family ATPase: MQPTHGQLSFMKQLADFLLSGHDRELFILKGYAGTGKTSLVKSIIKTLPAIKMKSVLLAPTGRAAKVLGNYSGKKAQTIHSKIYKVSTNQFGGMFFALAANPHTDTLFIVDEASMIQGEDAEFGKSSSDSVDVLSNLLEYVFSGENCRLLFIGDVAQLPPVGLSVSPALNPDYLKASYYLNHIQVMELTEVARQSSDSMILADATKIRRQITEELPDNRLDLQMAADVMNLNGENFLEKLNESYARQGHDETVIITRSNKRANQYNQGIRARVLYRDDEIGGGDILMVVRNNYFWLPADSEAGFIANGDFVEVQKIRNFREMHGHRFATATLRLMDYPGHEPVECTIMLDVLTLESPNLGWEASKKLYESVSLDYQEMEDRRKRAQAIRNDPYLNALQVKFGYAITCHKAQGGQWDHVYLDHGWIGEEYFSIEFYRWLYTGFTRAKRQLYLVNFDKRLCNSNA; this comes from the coding sequence ATGCAGCCAACCCATGGCCAGTTGTCGTTTATGAAACAGTTGGCCGATTTTCTGCTAAGTGGACATGATCGGGAATTGTTTATTTTGAAGGGATATGCAGGAACCGGAAAAACCAGCCTGGTAAAAAGTATAATTAAAACATTGCCGGCCATTAAAATGAAAAGTGTGTTGCTTGCACCCACCGGAAGAGCCGCTAAGGTTTTAGGAAATTATTCAGGCAAAAAAGCCCAAACAATTCATTCTAAAATATATAAAGTCTCTACCAACCAGTTTGGAGGAATGTTTTTTGCTTTAGCAGCCAATCCTCACACCGACACTTTATTTATTGTGGATGAAGCCAGTATGATACAAGGGGAGGATGCTGAATTTGGAAAAAGCAGTTCCGATTCTGTTGATGTGTTAAGCAATCTGCTCGAATATGTTTTTTCCGGTGAAAATTGCCGTTTGCTTTTTATTGGCGATGTGGCTCAGTTGCCTCCGGTTGGACTTAGTGTTAGTCCGGCTCTTAATCCGGATTACCTTAAGGCCAGTTACTACCTCAATCACATTCAGGTGATGGAACTTACTGAGGTAGCTCGTCAAAGCAGTGATAGCATGATCTTGGCCGATGCTACTAAAATTCGTCGCCAAATTACCGAGGAATTGCCCGATAACCGGTTGGATCTCCAAATGGCTGCCGATGTAATGAATTTGAATGGGGAAAACTTTCTGGAGAAATTGAATGAAAGCTATGCCCGGCAAGGACATGACGAAACTGTAATTATTACACGCAGTAATAAGCGCGCAAACCAATACAACCAAGGCATACGGGCTAGGGTGTTGTACCGCGACGATGAAATTGGGGGGGGCGATATTTTAATGGTAGTCCGCAACAACTACTTTTGGTTACCTGCTGATAGCGAAGCAGGATTCATTGCCAACGGGGATTTCGTTGAGGTTCAGAAAATCCGGAATTTTCGTGAAATGCACGGACATCGTTTTGCCACTGCTACATTACGCCTGATGGATTACCCCGGACATGAACCGGTAGAATGCACGATTATGCTGGATGTGCTTACTCTTGAATCTCCAAACCTTGGCTGGGAAGCAAGTAAAAAACTTTACGAATCGGTTTCACTGGATTACCAGGAAATGGAGGATCGGCGTAAACGGGCACAAGCCATTCGAAATGATCCTTATCTCAATGCCTTGCAAGTGAAATTCGGTTATGCCATTACTTGCCATAAAGCCCAGGGCGGACAATGGGATCATGTCTATCTCGACCACGGCTGGATTGGGGAGGAGTATTTCTCCATCGAATTTTACCGTTGGCTTTACACCGGATTTACACGCGCCAAACGCCAACTTTACCTGGTGAATTTCGACAAGCGTTTATGCAATTCTAATGCGTAA